One genomic region from Branchiostoma lanceolatum isolate klBraLanc5 chromosome 7, klBraLanc5.hap2, whole genome shotgun sequence encodes:
- the LOC136438948 gene encoding uncharacterized protein isoform X2 — MASGSDSALFKFVPSQQDCEHFLEAVYAGNERVIKNTLVGGIDVNAVSMKDGTTPLMIAACKGRPEIISLLLRGGADVHQCNKDGYTALMMAAGYGNSTVVFQLLANGADVNYSNKTHENALVVAVSRGHSVVVSQLLAAGADVNHLNREGSNMLHLAATAGQDAVVAYLLAEGADINHINKDGFTPLMMAAGKGSVAVLTQLLAAGVNVNYANKEGNTALLLGVHQGDDEVVRELILSGADVNHINRNGLTALTVAAIQGHAKVVKILINHGADVNHQTPDGLDALMVACNKNHSRIVSLLLRADADITHRDKSGMTALMNAMSHGLDTIVFHLLLSGYYNPDHVEEAMMMMLDEQSQAIFPTLIKTCGEMLDPLVRRLLDYETTPPHRKLIILQRMCVADPKLFLPALNRQRCVTHLIELIRNPDYNSNDAVVEQSIRIVWELLAGQQKTVAEKAINQLLDAQGTEVLWSMIDRHTKTNITLALLCVTLLCLLARAPRGQQFLKGEDNQYFFGQEIPRMLTFVKDAKATEAFKKFVRTVEHVLVVYPTMFPSLLEVSMRLSLDLLEIEIMGVLVLAMVGCLEMHGETVRTELRKLPHNNLLNSVVDLLNMAYIQADALGQEVSKLAMLTLRHLDRPVAEKAVKRIKRECKTYSETWLPITIKAYPDLADMYMQLGMEPSAACLAAAMEVGNEEWVQRLREFCYHPMLDVYLDMLGCNKPCVKLVAQFRTERQEQAQAMEAELLAEESEKATVGKKRKKRRKKPKGKGEKEDIGKGGSEEKEPPVEPATKEVPKKTEETSVKKMPNVEGAYSRKQKRRQEAAMAKEAAEKAEAAGEDKNTEDSQEADGEKTQTADDGEKDTEGGDGSTDAEKEEEEKKKPKPNLPWLSRSKRWSQQLEDLACMDPALRRQVDALHMCTKGKDFLIAKGSDGTYVYLGIMNDGTEVAVKRIHEDNFQYMKNECELLRLAELDEEYIIKYKYFTEDETFGYLAMELCEYTLEDYVHRLAEQGELQRLAPKIISQIMKGLQTLHEQPRAILHRDLKPANVLIDVKGRVRLADFGNSRLLEERQTTLYTNTAGTRCWRAKETLDYCSQQACRKESDIQAAGMVAFFVLTGGQHPFGDLEQPFAVEVRIMQGRHDLGPIKDPVVSHMLDWMLQEDYTKRPDCNQVLSHPFLWDVDKRVLFLGRVGNEAEVESREANCSVLREINLHKNKICKKDWTQVVDQDLLSEMSKQRRYNSSVGDLLRLIRNSQQHFKDLPREVRERVSDEDFLQLFPSLLPYVYDIIGKSSGTDDDWTQRRNLKMFFN; from the exons ATGGCTTCAGGATCGGACTCCGCACTTTTTAAGTTCGTCCCCAGTCAACAGG ACTGTGAGCACTTCCTAGAGGCAGTGTACGCAGGGAATGAACGCGTCATTAAGAATACACTCGTCGGTGGAATTGATGTCAATGCGGTGTCTATGAAG GATGGCACCACTCCCTTGATGATCGCAGCATGTAAAGGTCGCCCTGAGATCATCTCCCTTTTGCTGCGGGGTGGGGCAGATGTACACCAGTGCAACaag GATGGAtacacagcactgatgatggcAGCGGGCTATGGGAACAGCACGGTGGTGTTCCAGCTCCTTGCAAACGGCGCTGACGTGAACTACAGTAACAAGACCCACGAGAACGCGCTGGTGGTGGCCGTGAGCAGGGGTCACTCCGTGGTGGTGTCTCAGCTGCTCGCAGCCGGCGCAGACGTGAACCACCTGAACCGTGAGGGGTCCAACATGCTGCACCTGGCGGCGACGGCAGGGCAGGATGCCGTGGTGGCGTATCTGCTGGCGGAAGGAGCGGACATCAACCACATCAATAAGGATGGCTTCACGCCGCTCATGATGGCTGCTGGGAAGGGTTCCGTGGCAGTGCTCACACAGCTTCTTGCAGCAG GTGTGAATGTGAATTATGCCAACAAGGAAGGCAACACTGCCCTCTTACTAGGGGTGCACCAAGGAGACGACGAGGTCGTGAGGGAGCTGATTCTATCAGGAGCAGACGTCAATCATATCAACAGGAACGGGCTCACCGCCCTCACTGTCGCAGCAATACAG ggCCATGCTAAGGTTGTGAAGATCCTGATCAACCACGGAGCGGATGTAAACCACCAGACGCCAGACGGCCTGGACGCCCTGATGGTGGCCTGCAACAAGAACCACAGCCGCATCGTGTCCCTGCTACTGCGGGCTGACGCCGATATCACGCACAGGGACAAGTCCGGGATGACGGCGCTGATGAATGCCATGAGCCACG GGCTGGACACAATCGTGTTCCACCTGCTGCTGTCGGGGTACTACAATCCGGACCACGTGGAGGAggccatgatgatgatgctggACGAGCAGTCCCAGGCCATCTTTCCAACGCTCATCAAGACCTGCGGGGAAATGTTGGATCCACTAGTCAGG AGACTGCTGGACTATGAGACCACCCCACCCCACAGGAAGCTGATCATCCTGCAGCGCATGTGTGTGGCCGATCCCAAACTATTCCTGCCAGCCCTGAACAGACAGAGGTGTGTGACTCACCTGATAGAACTCATCAGGAACCCTGACTACAACAGCAACGATGCTGTGGTAGAACAGTCCATTCGCATCGTATGGGAG CTGTTGGCCGGTCAGCAGAAAACCGTGGCTGAAAAGGCCATCAACCAGCTGCTGGATGCCCAGGGGACGGAGGTGCTGTGGTCAATGATTGACCGCCACACCAAGACTAACATCACGCTGGCCCTGCTGTGTGTGACGTTACTCTGTCTGCTGGCGCGGGCGCCCAGGGGTCAGCAGTTCCTCAAGGGGGAGGACAACCAGTACTTCTTCGGACAGGAGATTCCTCGTATGTTGACGTTTGTGAAGGATGCAAAG GCTACAGAGGCGTTTAAGAAGTTTGTGCGGACGGTGGAACACGTGCTGGTGGTTTACCCCACCATGTTTCCGTCGCTGCTGGAGGTGAGTATGCGGCTGTCCCTTGACCTGCTGGAGATAGAGATCATGGGAGTGCTGGTGCTGGCCATGGTGGGCTGTCTGGAGATGCACGGGGAGACTGTTCGTACAGAGCTGCGCAAACTGCCGCACAACAACCTGCTCAACAGTGTGGTGGACCTGCTCAACATGGCATACATACAG GCTGATGCGCTGGGCCAAGAAGTGTCCAAGCTGGCCATGTTGACCCTGCGGCACCTTGACCGGCCAGTGGCAGAGAAGGCGGTCAAGCGCATCAAGCGAGAGTGCAAGACCTACAGCGAGACGTGGCTGCCAATCACCATCAAGGCCTATCCTGACCTGgcagacatgtacatgcag CTTGGCATGGAGCCCAGTGCAGCCTGTCTGGCGGCGGCCATGGAGGTGGGGAATGAGGAGTGGGTCCAGCGACTGCGGGAGTTCTGCTACCACCCCATGCTAGACGTGTACCTGGACATGCTGGGCTGCAACAAACCCTGCGTCAAACTGGTGGCCCAGTTCCGCACCGAGCGCCAGGAGCAGGCACAGGCCATGGAGGCCGAGCTCCTGGCAGAGGAGAGCGAGAAGGCAACTGTGGGAAAGAAGCGGAAAAAACGCCGCAAGAAACCCAAAGGAAAGGGGGAGAAAGAAGACATAGGCAAGGGAGGGAGTGAAGAGAAGGAACCACCCGTGGAACCAGCTACCAAAGAAGtgccaaagaaaacagaggaaaCCTCGGTAAAAAAGATGCCAAACGTTGAAGGAGCTTACTCGCGTAAACAAAAGAGGAGACAGGAAGCAGCAATGGCGAAGGAGGCTGCTGAAAAAGCTGAGGCAGCTGGTGAAGACAAAAATACAGAGGACAGTCAAGAAGCTGATGGTGAAAAGACACAAACAGCCGACGATGGGGAGAAGGATACAGAGGGAGGGGACGGATCAACTGATGCAgagaaggaggaagaggagaagaAAAAGCCAAAGCCGAACCTGCCATGGTTGAGTCGGAGCAAACGATGGTCCCAGCAGCTGGAGGATCTGGCCTGTATGGACCCTGCCCTTCGCAGACAGGTGGATGCACTACACATGTGTACTAAAGGGAAGGACTTTCTCATTGCCAAGGG GAGTGATGGTACCTATGTGTACCTGGGCATCATGAACGACGGTACTGAGGTGGCGGTGAAGAGGATCCACGAGGACAACTTTCAGTACATGAAGAACGAGTGTGAGCTTCTCCGTCTGGCCGAGCTGGATGAGGAGTACATCATCAAGTACAAG TACTTTACCGAGGATGAGACGTTTGGGTACCTTGCCATGGAGCTCTGCGAGTATACACTAGAGGACTACGTACACCGCCTTGCAGAGCAGGGAGAACTGCAGAGGCTGGCACCTAAGATCATCAGTCAGATCATGAAGGGACTACAGACGTTACACGAGCAGCCCAGGGCCATTCTGCACAGGGATCTAAAG CCAGCCAATGTACTGATTGATGTAAAAGGACGAGTTCGGCTGGCTGACTTCGGCAACAGTCGTCTGCTAGAGGAGCGACAAACCACGCTGTACACCAACACGGCGGGCACGAGATGCTGGAGGGCCAAGGAGACCCTGGACTACTGCAGTCAGCAGGCCTGTCGCAAGGAGTCCGACATTCAG GCTGCAGGCATGGTGGCGTTCTTTGTCCTGACCGGTGGGCAGCACCCGTTTGGTGACCTGGAGCAGCCGTTTGCCGTGGAGGTGCGCATCATGCAGGGGCGGCACGACCTGGGGCCCATCAAGGACCCCGTGGTGTCACACATGTTAGACTGGATGTTACAGGAGGACTACACCAAGCGGCCTGACTGTAACCAGGTGCTCAG CCATCCCTTCCTGTGGGATGTTGACAAGAGAGTACTGTTCCTCGGACGGGTGGGCAACGAGGCAGAAGTGGAGAGTCGGGAGGCAAACTGTTCCGTACTTCGGGAAATCAACCTCCATAAGAACAAGATCTGCAAGAAAGACTGG ACTCAAGTGGTGGACCAGGATCTGCTGTCCGAGATGAGCAAGCAGAGACGCTACAACAGTTCTGTAGGAGACCTGCTGCGCCTCATCCGCAACTCACAACAACATTTCAAGGACTT GCCACGGGAGGTGCGTGAGCGAGTGAGCGATGAAGACTTCCTGCAGCTGTTCCCATCACTTCTTCCCTACGTGTATGACATCATCGGCAAGAGCAGCGGCACAGACGACGACTGGACTCAGCGGAGGAACCTGAAGATGTTCTTCAACTGA
- the LOC136438948 gene encoding uncharacterized protein isoform X1 translates to MASGSDSALFKFVPSQQDCEHFLEAVYAGNERVIKNTLVGGIDVNAVSMKDGTTPLMIAACKGRPEIISLLLRGGADVHQCNKDGYTALMMAAGYGNSTVVFQLLANGADVNYSNKTHENALVVAVSRGHSVVVSQLLAAGADVNHLNREGSNMLHLAATAGQDAVVAYLLAEGADINHINKDGFTPLMMAAGKGSVAVLTQLLAAGRTFKHRYALAAGVNVNYANKEGNTALLLGVHQGDDEVVRELILSGADVNHINRNGLTALTVAAIQGHAKVVKILINHGADVNHQTPDGLDALMVACNKNHSRIVSLLLRADADITHRDKSGMTALMNAMSHGLDTIVFHLLLSGYYNPDHVEEAMMMMLDEQSQAIFPTLIKTCGEMLDPLVRRLLDYETTPPHRKLIILQRMCVADPKLFLPALNRQRCVTHLIELIRNPDYNSNDAVVEQSIRIVWELLAGQQKTVAEKAINQLLDAQGTEVLWSMIDRHTKTNITLALLCVTLLCLLARAPRGQQFLKGEDNQYFFGQEIPRMLTFVKDAKATEAFKKFVRTVEHVLVVYPTMFPSLLEVSMRLSLDLLEIEIMGVLVLAMVGCLEMHGETVRTELRKLPHNNLLNSVVDLLNMAYIQADALGQEVSKLAMLTLRHLDRPVAEKAVKRIKRECKTYSETWLPITIKAYPDLADMYMQLGMEPSAACLAAAMEVGNEEWVQRLREFCYHPMLDVYLDMLGCNKPCVKLVAQFRTERQEQAQAMEAELLAEESEKATVGKKRKKRRKKPKGKGEKEDIGKGGSEEKEPPVEPATKEVPKKTEETSVKKMPNVEGAYSRKQKRRQEAAMAKEAAEKAEAAGEDKNTEDSQEADGEKTQTADDGEKDTEGGDGSTDAEKEEEEKKKPKPNLPWLSRSKRWSQQLEDLACMDPALRRQVDALHMCTKGKDFLIAKGSDGTYVYLGIMNDGTEVAVKRIHEDNFQYMKNECELLRLAELDEEYIIKYKYFTEDETFGYLAMELCEYTLEDYVHRLAEQGELQRLAPKIISQIMKGLQTLHEQPRAILHRDLKPANVLIDVKGRVRLADFGNSRLLEERQTTLYTNTAGTRCWRAKETLDYCSQQACRKESDIQAAGMVAFFVLTGGQHPFGDLEQPFAVEVRIMQGRHDLGPIKDPVVSHMLDWMLQEDYTKRPDCNQVLSHPFLWDVDKRVLFLGRVGNEAEVESREANCSVLREINLHKNKICKKDWTQVVDQDLLSEMSKQRRYNSSVGDLLRLIRNSQQHFKDLPREVRERVSDEDFLQLFPSLLPYVYDIIGKSSGTDDDWTQRRNLKMFFN, encoded by the exons ATGGCTTCAGGATCGGACTCCGCACTTTTTAAGTTCGTCCCCAGTCAACAGG ACTGTGAGCACTTCCTAGAGGCAGTGTACGCAGGGAATGAACGCGTCATTAAGAATACACTCGTCGGTGGAATTGATGTCAATGCGGTGTCTATGAAG GATGGCACCACTCCCTTGATGATCGCAGCATGTAAAGGTCGCCCTGAGATCATCTCCCTTTTGCTGCGGGGTGGGGCAGATGTACACCAGTGCAACaag GATGGAtacacagcactgatgatggcAGCGGGCTATGGGAACAGCACGGTGGTGTTCCAGCTCCTTGCAAACGGCGCTGACGTGAACTACAGTAACAAGACCCACGAGAACGCGCTGGTGGTGGCCGTGAGCAGGGGTCACTCCGTGGTGGTGTCTCAGCTGCTCGCAGCCGGCGCAGACGTGAACCACCTGAACCGTGAGGGGTCCAACATGCTGCACCTGGCGGCGACGGCAGGGCAGGATGCCGTGGTGGCGTATCTGCTGGCGGAAGGAGCGGACATCAACCACATCAATAAGGATGGCTTCACGCCGCTCATGATGGCTGCTGGGAAGGGTTCCGTGGCAGTGCTCACACAGCTTCTTGCAGCAG GGAGAACTTTCAAGCATCGTTATGCCCTAGCAGCAG GTGTGAATGTGAATTATGCCAACAAGGAAGGCAACACTGCCCTCTTACTAGGGGTGCACCAAGGAGACGACGAGGTCGTGAGGGAGCTGATTCTATCAGGAGCAGACGTCAATCATATCAACAGGAACGGGCTCACCGCCCTCACTGTCGCAGCAATACAG ggCCATGCTAAGGTTGTGAAGATCCTGATCAACCACGGAGCGGATGTAAACCACCAGACGCCAGACGGCCTGGACGCCCTGATGGTGGCCTGCAACAAGAACCACAGCCGCATCGTGTCCCTGCTACTGCGGGCTGACGCCGATATCACGCACAGGGACAAGTCCGGGATGACGGCGCTGATGAATGCCATGAGCCACG GGCTGGACACAATCGTGTTCCACCTGCTGCTGTCGGGGTACTACAATCCGGACCACGTGGAGGAggccatgatgatgatgctggACGAGCAGTCCCAGGCCATCTTTCCAACGCTCATCAAGACCTGCGGGGAAATGTTGGATCCACTAGTCAGG AGACTGCTGGACTATGAGACCACCCCACCCCACAGGAAGCTGATCATCCTGCAGCGCATGTGTGTGGCCGATCCCAAACTATTCCTGCCAGCCCTGAACAGACAGAGGTGTGTGACTCACCTGATAGAACTCATCAGGAACCCTGACTACAACAGCAACGATGCTGTGGTAGAACAGTCCATTCGCATCGTATGGGAG CTGTTGGCCGGTCAGCAGAAAACCGTGGCTGAAAAGGCCATCAACCAGCTGCTGGATGCCCAGGGGACGGAGGTGCTGTGGTCAATGATTGACCGCCACACCAAGACTAACATCACGCTGGCCCTGCTGTGTGTGACGTTACTCTGTCTGCTGGCGCGGGCGCCCAGGGGTCAGCAGTTCCTCAAGGGGGAGGACAACCAGTACTTCTTCGGACAGGAGATTCCTCGTATGTTGACGTTTGTGAAGGATGCAAAG GCTACAGAGGCGTTTAAGAAGTTTGTGCGGACGGTGGAACACGTGCTGGTGGTTTACCCCACCATGTTTCCGTCGCTGCTGGAGGTGAGTATGCGGCTGTCCCTTGACCTGCTGGAGATAGAGATCATGGGAGTGCTGGTGCTGGCCATGGTGGGCTGTCTGGAGATGCACGGGGAGACTGTTCGTACAGAGCTGCGCAAACTGCCGCACAACAACCTGCTCAACAGTGTGGTGGACCTGCTCAACATGGCATACATACAG GCTGATGCGCTGGGCCAAGAAGTGTCCAAGCTGGCCATGTTGACCCTGCGGCACCTTGACCGGCCAGTGGCAGAGAAGGCGGTCAAGCGCATCAAGCGAGAGTGCAAGACCTACAGCGAGACGTGGCTGCCAATCACCATCAAGGCCTATCCTGACCTGgcagacatgtacatgcag CTTGGCATGGAGCCCAGTGCAGCCTGTCTGGCGGCGGCCATGGAGGTGGGGAATGAGGAGTGGGTCCAGCGACTGCGGGAGTTCTGCTACCACCCCATGCTAGACGTGTACCTGGACATGCTGGGCTGCAACAAACCCTGCGTCAAACTGGTGGCCCAGTTCCGCACCGAGCGCCAGGAGCAGGCACAGGCCATGGAGGCCGAGCTCCTGGCAGAGGAGAGCGAGAAGGCAACTGTGGGAAAGAAGCGGAAAAAACGCCGCAAGAAACCCAAAGGAAAGGGGGAGAAAGAAGACATAGGCAAGGGAGGGAGTGAAGAGAAGGAACCACCCGTGGAACCAGCTACCAAAGAAGtgccaaagaaaacagaggaaaCCTCGGTAAAAAAGATGCCAAACGTTGAAGGAGCTTACTCGCGTAAACAAAAGAGGAGACAGGAAGCAGCAATGGCGAAGGAGGCTGCTGAAAAAGCTGAGGCAGCTGGTGAAGACAAAAATACAGAGGACAGTCAAGAAGCTGATGGTGAAAAGACACAAACAGCCGACGATGGGGAGAAGGATACAGAGGGAGGGGACGGATCAACTGATGCAgagaaggaggaagaggagaagaAAAAGCCAAAGCCGAACCTGCCATGGTTGAGTCGGAGCAAACGATGGTCCCAGCAGCTGGAGGATCTGGCCTGTATGGACCCTGCCCTTCGCAGACAGGTGGATGCACTACACATGTGTACTAAAGGGAAGGACTTTCTCATTGCCAAGGG GAGTGATGGTACCTATGTGTACCTGGGCATCATGAACGACGGTACTGAGGTGGCGGTGAAGAGGATCCACGAGGACAACTTTCAGTACATGAAGAACGAGTGTGAGCTTCTCCGTCTGGCCGAGCTGGATGAGGAGTACATCATCAAGTACAAG TACTTTACCGAGGATGAGACGTTTGGGTACCTTGCCATGGAGCTCTGCGAGTATACACTAGAGGACTACGTACACCGCCTTGCAGAGCAGGGAGAACTGCAGAGGCTGGCACCTAAGATCATCAGTCAGATCATGAAGGGACTACAGACGTTACACGAGCAGCCCAGGGCCATTCTGCACAGGGATCTAAAG CCAGCCAATGTACTGATTGATGTAAAAGGACGAGTTCGGCTGGCTGACTTCGGCAACAGTCGTCTGCTAGAGGAGCGACAAACCACGCTGTACACCAACACGGCGGGCACGAGATGCTGGAGGGCCAAGGAGACCCTGGACTACTGCAGTCAGCAGGCCTGTCGCAAGGAGTCCGACATTCAG GCTGCAGGCATGGTGGCGTTCTTTGTCCTGACCGGTGGGCAGCACCCGTTTGGTGACCTGGAGCAGCCGTTTGCCGTGGAGGTGCGCATCATGCAGGGGCGGCACGACCTGGGGCCCATCAAGGACCCCGTGGTGTCACACATGTTAGACTGGATGTTACAGGAGGACTACACCAAGCGGCCTGACTGTAACCAGGTGCTCAG CCATCCCTTCCTGTGGGATGTTGACAAGAGAGTACTGTTCCTCGGACGGGTGGGCAACGAGGCAGAAGTGGAGAGTCGGGAGGCAAACTGTTCCGTACTTCGGGAAATCAACCTCCATAAGAACAAGATCTGCAAGAAAGACTGG ACTCAAGTGGTGGACCAGGATCTGCTGTCCGAGATGAGCAAGCAGAGACGCTACAACAGTTCTGTAGGAGACCTGCTGCGCCTCATCCGCAACTCACAACAACATTTCAAGGACTT GCCACGGGAGGTGCGTGAGCGAGTGAGCGATGAAGACTTCCTGCAGCTGTTCCCATCACTTCTTCCCTACGTGTATGACATCATCGGCAAGAGCAGCGGCACAGACGACGACTGGACTCAGCGGAGGAACCTGAAGATGTTCTTCAACTGA